From a region of the uncultured Desulfatiglans sp. genome:
- a CDS encoding hypothetical protein (Evidence 5 : Unknown function), whose translation METELYREIISGWTQVNLKKPPLQGIAEWTRRNSHRVEPSPGAKKSLKRTGAYAVIFLSLSWNDWKWSFRMDSGPACGGRTGKCRSACGRRGP comes from the coding sequence ATGGAAACTGAGTTGTACCGCGAAATCATTTCCGGATGGACACAGGTTAACCTAAAAAAGCCCCCGCTTCAAGGAATCGCCGAATGGACCCGGCGGAATTCTCACCGCGTCGAGCCCTCTCCCGGCGCCAAAAAGAGCTTGAAAAGAACCGGTGCTTATGCTGTAATTTTTTTAAGCCTTTCTTGGAATGATTGGAAATGGAGTTTCCGTATGGACTCCGGCCCGGCCTGCGGCGGCCGAACCGGAAAGTGCAGGTCTGCCTGTGGGCGCCGTGGCCCGTAG
- the yqeC gene encoding putative 6-phosphogluconate dehydrogenase YqeC (Evidence 3 : Putative function from multiple computational evidences), with the protein MQIGMIGLGRMGMNMARRLIRGGHEVVAYNRTREKSERLAAEGAEAAFSLEELVKKLAAPRAVWLMLPAGATVDEHLTRLAGILSRGDMVIDGGNTYYKDDVRRAELLGPKGIHYVDVGVSGGVWGLEAGYCLMVGGEKRVYDSLEPVFRGLAPAEGVLYCGATGAGHFLKMVHNGIEYGMMQAYAEGFGILDASAYSDDLDYAKVAHLWNQGSVIRSWLLELAEGMFSRSARLADVGAFVEDSGEGRWTALQAVESGVPAPVLTLSLMSRFRSRVDDNFSDKVVAALRREFGGHAVRKTTESV; encoded by the coding sequence ATGCAGATAGGGATGATCGGATTGGGGCGGATGGGGATGAACATGGCCCGGAGGCTCATCCGGGGCGGGCACGAGGTGGTGGCCTACAACCGGACCCGGGAGAAGTCGGAGCGATTGGCGGCCGAGGGGGCCGAGGCGGCGTTCAGTCTGGAAGAGCTTGTGAAGAAGCTCGCAGCGCCGCGTGCGGTCTGGCTCATGCTGCCTGCCGGCGCCACGGTGGACGAGCACCTGACGCGGCTGGCCGGGATCCTATCCCGCGGGGACATGGTCATCGACGGCGGGAATACCTATTATAAAGACGACGTGCGCCGCGCCGAACTCCTCGGCCCGAAGGGGATCCACTACGTGGACGTCGGGGTGAGCGGCGGGGTGTGGGGCCTCGAAGCCGGATACTGCCTGATGGTGGGGGGCGAGAAGCGCGTTTACGACTCCCTGGAGCCGGTTTTCAGGGGGCTCGCGCCGGCGGAGGGCGTCCTGTACTGCGGCGCGACGGGCGCGGGGCATTTTTTGAAGATGGTCCACAACGGGATCGAATACGGGATGATGCAGGCCTATGCCGAGGGGTTCGGGATCCTGGACGCCTCCGCCTACTCCGATGACCTGGATTACGCGAAGGTGGCGCACCTGTGGAACCAGGGGAGCGTCATCCGCTCCTGGCTGCTCGAACTCGCCGAGGGGATGTTCTCGAGGAGCGCACGCCTGGCCGATGTCGGCGCCTTCGTCGAGGATTCGGGGGAGGGCCGGTGGACGGCGCTTCAGGCCGTCGAGAGCGGGGTGCCGGCCCCCGTGCTGACCTTGTCGCTGATGAGCCGCTTCCGCAGCCGCGTGGACGACAATTTTTCGGATAAGGTGGTGGCGGCGCTCCGGCGCGAGTTCGGGGGGCACGCCGTCCGGAAGACGACGGAGTCGGTTTGA
- a CDS encoding hypothetical protein (Evidence 5 : Unknown function): MCESGFSGRIRRRFVSIEVFAETADRRREDSCAQKRQGGELGPKRLEAGPLEEDAADDDQEIPERVEVGEPLHGQGHVGDGEDEPAQHEERDHEEEGGHHGLLLSGGDGGDEEPDPECAQEKEAGGAEEQGRAPDHGDLEPPDGEDRDPQHLGLGDQDVGDGLAEDPLGGGQRGDDQLLHRAGLPLADDGHRGEKQGQEHDQKGHDAGHIEVLAVEVRVVPGADAPVDPAVFEVLGVELPDEAVVQPLEGGEGVGDAHRGHVAHAAVDEDLHIGRPARAERRAEIRRDDHRHVDAPFEQGLLKSPGVLREEEDAEGLVGIVGILQHAAFDGAALVDQGEADIPDVRADDVAEEDQLHEGRDDQQRPVLAVPKQLDEFLPDEFPDPQSLHVQSPSRLSARSVPIPSAANIPSSTA; this comes from the coding sequence TTGTGCGAAAGCGGCTTTTCCGGCCGAATTCGCCGCCGTTTCGTTTCAATCGAGGTGTTTGCTGAAACGGCCGACCGCCGCCGCGAAGACAGCTGTGCCCAGAAGCGCCAGGGCGGCGAATTGGGGCCAAAGCGTCTCGAAGCCGGTCCCCTTGAGGAAGATGCCGCGGATGATGACCAGGAAATACCTGAGCGGGTTGAGGTGGGTGAACCACTGCACGGGCAGGGGCATGTTGGAGATGGGGAAGACGAACCCGCTCAGCATGAAGAACGGGACCATGAAGAAGAAGGTGGTCATCATGGCCTGCTGCTGAGTGGTGGAGATGGTGGAGATGAAGAGCCCGATCCCGAGTGTGCTCAGGAGAAAGAGGCAGGTGGCGCCGAAGAGCAGGGGCGCGCTCCCGACCATGGGGACCTCGAACCACCAGACGGCGAAGATCGTGACCCCCAGCATCTGGGCCTGGGCGATCAGGATGTAGGGGATGGTCTTGCCGAGGATCCACTCGGAGGGGGTCAGCGGGGTGACGATCAACTGCTCCATCGTGCCGGCCTCCCGCTCGCGGATGATGGCCATCGAGGTGAAAAGCAGGGTCAAGAGCATGATCAGAAAGGCCACGATGCCGGGCACATAGAAGTATTGGCTGTCGAGGTTCGGGTTGTACCAGGTGCGGATGCGCCCGTCGATCCGGCCGTATTCGAGGTGCTGGGGGTAGAGCTCCCGGACGAAGCGGTCGTTCAGCCCCTGGAGGGCGGTGAGGGTGTGGGAGATGCGCACCGAGGCCATGTTGCTCATGCTGCCGTCGACGAGGATCTGCACATCGGCCGTCCGGCCCGAGCGGAGCGTCGCGCTGAAATCCGGCGGGATGACCACCGCCATGTCGACGCGCCGTTCGAGCAGGGCCTGCTCAAGTCCCCGGGTGTCCTCCGGGAAGAGGAGGATGCGGAAGGTCTCGTTGGCATCGTAGGCATCCTGCAGCATGCGGCTTTCGACGGTGCGGCTCTGGTCGACCAGGGCGAGGCGGATATCCCTGACGTCCGTGCTGACGACGTAGCCGAAGAGGATCAACTGCACGAGGGGCGTGATGATCAGCAGCGGCCGGTTCTTGCGGTCCCGAAACAGCTGGATGAATTCCTTCCTGACGAGTTCCCTGATCCGCAATCTCTTCATGTTCAGAGTCCTTCCCGTTTGAGCGCCAGAAGCGTGCCGATCCCGAGCGCGGCGAACATCCCGAGCAGCACGGCATAG
- a CDS encoding conserved hypothetical protein (Evidence 4 : Unknown function but conserved in other organisms) has protein sequence MKAGLIFTGTGPILILTTYDSFKDEKLVKKLATKGINKFIACELPLETVKKKYGNHYTVVMGDLKQTDDLRVLDYNGYNVFYNFTFAEMGKPVYHEP, from the coding sequence ATGAAGGCAGGGCTTATTTTTACGGGCACGGGTCCCATTCTGATCCTCACCACTTACGATTCATTCAAGGACGAGAAACTGGTTAAAAAGTTGGCAACCAAAGGAATCAACAAATTCATCGCGTGTGAACTGCCGCTCGAAACCGTCAAGAAAAAATACGGCAACCATTACACCGTCGTGATGGGCGACCTCAAGCAGACCGACGACCTGCGGGTTCTGGACTACAACGGCTACAACGTCTTCTATAACTTCACCTTTGCCGAGATGGGCAAACCTGTGTACCACGAACCGTGA
- a CDS encoding hypothetical protein (Evidence 5 : Unknown function) — MKKSLRFRGVVDPLGEGWMDVRTPGVLKDIWEWTLWSF; from the coding sequence GTGAAGAAATCTCTTCGTTTCCGGGGGGTCGTCGACCCGCTGGGAGAAGGGTGGATGGACGTGCGCACGCCGGGCGTGCTGAAGGATATTTGGGAATGGACATTATGGAGCTTTTAA
- a CDS encoding hypothetical protein (Evidence 5 : Unknown function) — protein sequence MLKDKDRDLDEMEEETTEAFDYADRNDRSGMGPAGSSPGGSLLKPILIAAVGLMLLIIVLLFLSSRGRNDIKLEEKVAALEAKIVQMEGQTGKWTELSERLAALEQEQASVKDFVSQLNRNQQDIGSQLQGLARQVDSASRQAARPAAPKAAAKPAPAPKAASKPAATASSRVYTVQSGDTLYRIGLKHNLSVDKLRQLNGLTAQDVIQPGQKLKVSP from the coding sequence ATGTTGAAAGACAAGGACAGGGATCTGGACGAGATGGAAGAGGAAACCACCGAGGCATTCGATTATGCGGACAGGAATGACCGGAGCGGAATGGGGCCGGCAGGATCCTCCCCGGGCGGGTCCCTGCTCAAGCCCATCCTGATCGCCGCAGTGGGGCTGATGCTGCTGATCATCGTGCTTCTATTCCTGAGCAGCCGCGGGCGCAATGACATCAAGCTCGAGGAAAAGGTGGCGGCCCTGGAGGCGAAGATCGTCCAGATGGAGGGGCAGACAGGCAAGTGGACCGAGCTTTCGGAGCGGCTTGCCGCGCTCGAGCAGGAGCAGGCCTCGGTGAAGGATTTTGTTTCGCAGCTGAACCGAAATCAGCAGGACATCGGTTCCCAGCTGCAGGGCCTTGCGCGCCAGGTCGATTCGGCCTCCCGTCAGGCTGCCCGGCCTGCAGCCCCGAAGGCGGCCGCCAAACCGGCCCCGGCCCCCAAGGCGGCTTCCAAGCCTGCCGCCACGGCGTCCTCCCGCGTCTATACGGTCCAGTCGGGGGACACCCTCTACCGCATCGGCTTGAAGCACAACCTGAGCGTCGACAAGCTGCGGCAGCTCAACGGTCTGACGGCGCAGGACGTTATCCAACCGGGGCAGAAGCTGAAGGTGTCTCCGTAG
- a CDS encoding hypothetical protein (Evidence 5 : Unknown function) has translation MTGCACSGSTPARRKRPGPCGAGSGSIRRRPALVERAHQAGLPVEDAEEAGSEARLPVDRLALPKQRVCLYGRLGSALERGGVFEPPKSLIRKEMSQTS, from the coding sequence TTGACCGGCTGTGCCTGTTCGGGTTCAACACCGGCGAGGCGGAAGAGGCCTGGGCCATGCGGCGCGGGTAGCGGCTCGATTCGCCGGAGGCCGGCCCTCGTCGAGCGGGCGCACCAGGCCGGGCTCCCCGTCGAGGATGCAGAGGAGGCTGGTTCGGAGGCGCGCCTACCGGTTGATCGGCTTGCGCTGCCAAAGCAGCGGGTGTGTTTGTACGGGCGGCTCGGCAGCGCGCTCGAGCGCGGCGGGGTCTTCGAGCCGCCGAAAAGCCTGATTCGGAAGG
- a CDS encoding hypothetical protein (Evidence 5 : Unknown function), producing MSFPASSAVYPLEAGLKNREAGGVDVSFSVFDRLCLFGFNTGEAEEAWAMRRG from the coding sequence TTGAGCTTTCCGGCTTCTTCTGCGGTTTACCCGTTGGAGGCCGGGTTGAAGAATCGGGAGGCCGGTGGAGTCGATGTGAGCTTTTCAGTCTTTGACCGGCTGTGCCTGTTCGGGTTCAACACCGGCGAGGCGGAAGAGGCCTGGGCCATGCGGCGCGGGTAG
- a CDS encoding Export ABC transporter permease protein, which yields MKRLRIRELVRKEFIQLFRDRKNRPLLIITPLVQLILFGYVVSTDVRDIRLALVDQSRTVESRMLQDAYDANETFRILLFPEDTRGLEQALLERRVDMAVVIPPDFSATLRSGRTADVQILVDGSMSNMASVRISHTLTALQGLNDRFVRELYPQHLEYGRIDGRIRTWYNPNLDSQYFYVPGIVAFLIMLLTLLFTSMAIIREREAGTMEQLIVTPLTPSEWILGKTIPYILIAQAQMLGVTIFAVWWFEVPMVGSAPLLFGATCLFLLSTLGIGLFISTISTTQQQAMMTTFFFMVPFFMLSGFVFPISNMPLPVQWFTHLNPLRYFLVIIRGIFLKGTGFETLWPQFAALALLGTAVFAAAVGRFSKHLD from the coding sequence ATGAAGAGATTGCGGATCAGGGAACTCGTCAGGAAGGAATTCATCCAGCTGTTTCGGGACCGCAAGAACCGGCCGCTGCTGATCATCACGCCCCTCGTGCAGTTGATCCTCTTCGGCTACGTCGTCAGCACGGACGTCAGGGATATCCGCCTCGCCCTGGTCGACCAGAGCCGCACCGTCGAAAGCCGCATGCTGCAGGATGCCTACGATGCCAACGAGACCTTCCGCATCCTCCTCTTCCCGGAGGACACCCGGGGACTTGAGCAGGCCCTGCTCGAACGGCGCGTCGACATGGCGGTGGTCATCCCGCCGGATTTCAGCGCGACGCTCCGCTCGGGCCGGACGGCCGATGTGCAGATCCTCGTCGACGGCAGCATGAGCAACATGGCCTCGGTGCGCATCTCCCACACCCTCACCGCCCTCCAGGGGCTGAACGACCGCTTCGTCCGGGAGCTCTACCCCCAGCACCTCGAATACGGCCGGATCGACGGGCGCATCCGCACCTGGTACAACCCGAACCTCGACAGCCAATACTTCTATGTGCCCGGCATCGTGGCCTTTCTGATCATGCTCTTGACCCTGCTTTTCACCTCGATGGCCATCATCCGCGAGCGGGAGGCCGGCACGATGGAGCAGTTGATCGTCACCCCGCTGACCCCCTCCGAGTGGATCCTCGGCAAGACCATCCCCTACATCCTGATCGCCCAGGCCCAGATGCTGGGGGTCACGATCTTCGCCGTCTGGTGGTTCGAGGTCCCCATGGTCGGGAGCGCGCCCCTGCTCTTCGGCGCCACCTGCCTCTTTCTCCTGAGCACACTCGGGATCGGGCTCTTCATCTCCACCATCTCCACCACTCAGCAGCAGGCCATGATGACCACCTTCTTCTTCATGGTCCCGTTCTTCATGCTGAGCGGGTTCGTCTTCCCCATCTCCAACATGCCCCTGCCCGTGCAGTGGTTCACCCACCTCAACCCGCTCAGGTATTTCCTGGTCATCATCCGCGGCATCTTCCTCAAGGGGACCGGCTTCGAGACGCTTTGGCCCCAATTCGCCGCCCTGGCGCTTCTGGGCACAGCTGTCTTCGCGGCGGCGGTCGGCCGTTTCAGCAAACACCTCGATTGA
- a CDS encoding Export ABC transporter permease protein: MRPAAARAIARKEYYHLIRDFRSLYLAFAIPLLLILIFGYALSLDVENVRTMVVDYDRTPLSRDLIQRLDATVAFRVVAHLPRSEDLAAELDAGRTTLGIVIPPGWSAELRADRQAPLQVLIDGSDPNFAGITKSYAEAFIQGYNLARLQAFLDRSGMGPIDIPVEGRVRVWFNEDLESRNFIVPGIIAIIIMIVGAMLTSLVIAKEYEDGTMETIRSLPVTALEFLIGKAVPYFFIALVDVLIAVLMGQVLFGVVMKSSFWLMILASAVYLCVALSLGFLISILTKSQLVANQLAVLVTYLPSLLLSDFVFPVVNMPPLLQKVTAIVPATYFIDIMNGLYLRELGLAHLWTSYAVLLGMFAALGIGTLLALKREGL, from the coding sequence ATGAGGCCCGCCGCCGCCAGGGCCATCGCCCGCAAGGAATACTATCACCTGATACGGGACTTCCGCAGCCTCTACCTGGCCTTCGCCATCCCCCTGCTCCTGATCCTGATCTTCGGCTACGCCCTCAGCCTCGACGTCGAAAACGTGCGCACGATGGTCGTCGACTACGACCGGACGCCGCTTTCCCGCGACCTGATCCAGCGCCTCGACGCCACGGTCGCCTTCCGCGTCGTGGCGCACCTCCCTCGCAGCGAGGACCTCGCGGCCGAACTCGATGCAGGGCGGACCACCCTCGGAATCGTGATCCCGCCCGGCTGGAGCGCGGAGCTCCGGGCCGATCGCCAGGCGCCGCTCCAGGTCCTCATCGACGGGAGCGACCCCAACTTCGCCGGCATCACCAAAAGCTACGCCGAGGCCTTCATCCAGGGCTACAACCTCGCCCGGCTTCAGGCCTTTCTCGACCGCAGCGGCATGGGCCCCATCGACATCCCGGTCGAGGGCCGCGTACGCGTCTGGTTCAACGAGGATTTGGAGAGCCGGAACTTCATCGTGCCGGGGATCATCGCCATCATCATCATGATCGTGGGCGCCATGCTGACGAGCCTGGTGATCGCGAAGGAGTACGAAGACGGCACCATGGAGACGATCCGCTCCCTTCCGGTGACCGCCCTGGAGTTCCTCATAGGGAAGGCGGTCCCCTATTTCTTCATCGCGCTCGTCGATGTCCTGATCGCGGTCCTGATGGGCCAGGTCCTCTTCGGCGTCGTCATGAAATCGAGCTTCTGGCTGATGATCCTGGCCTCGGCCGTCTACCTCTGCGTCGCCCTCAGCCTGGGCTTCCTGATCTCCATCCTGACGAAGTCCCAACTGGTCGCCAACCAGTTGGCGGTGCTCGTGACCTACCTGCCTTCGCTCCTCCTCTCCGACTTCGTCTTCCCGGTCGTCAACATGCCGCCGCTCCTCCAGAAGGTCACGGCCATCGTGCCGGCGACCTATTTCATCGACATCATGAACGGCCTCTACCTCCGGGAACTCGGGTTGGCCCATCTCTGGACCAGCTATGCCGTGCTGCTCGGGATGTTCGCCGCGCTCGGGATCGGCACGCTTCTGGCGCTCAAACGGGAAGGACTCTGA
- a CDS encoding Periplasmic component of efflux system translates to MKKRLILMGFVILLLGVGVLVYLGQRREKTAERYYSGTIESIESNIAFQVSGRVQEVLVDEGQAVRKDQVLARLDPTTYEARVQKAAADLEQAVHAAAEAEVQLAAVEIAAPAAVARAEAAVRSLEANLEELTAGYRKQEVHRSEQALLAAQATLEEARRDKDRYEKLFERKVVSAAEMEAYALRHETALREYERARAAFDLSREGFRKESIKAAEARLSEGRAALEEARGNLKKVDAARAALDVAQARVQAAEAALRLARTESGYTVLEAPFDAILTSRNVEPGEVITPTREVLSIADLHLVRLKIFVGETEIGRVKPGQNAIVKTDTFPEKEYRGTVSYISPEAEFTPKIIQTHKERVKLVYLVKISLPNPDLELKPGMPADAWLE, encoded by the coding sequence TTGAAAAAACGCCTCATATTGATGGGTTTCGTCATCCTGCTCCTCGGGGTGGGCGTGCTGGTCTACCTCGGACAGCGGCGCGAGAAGACGGCTGAGCGTTACTACTCCGGGACCATCGAGAGCATCGAATCCAACATCGCCTTCCAGGTCAGCGGCCGGGTACAGGAGGTTCTGGTCGACGAGGGTCAAGCCGTCCGGAAGGATCAGGTCCTCGCCCGGCTCGACCCTACGACCTACGAAGCCCGGGTTCAGAAGGCCGCCGCCGACCTCGAGCAGGCCGTCCACGCCGCCGCCGAGGCCGAAGTCCAACTGGCGGCGGTCGAGATCGCCGCGCCGGCGGCGGTGGCCCGAGCCGAAGCGGCCGTCCGGTCGCTCGAGGCCAACCTCGAGGAACTGACGGCCGGATACCGCAAGCAGGAGGTCCATCGGTCCGAGCAGGCCCTTCTCGCCGCACAGGCGACCCTGGAAGAGGCGCGCAGGGACAAGGATCGCTACGAAAAGCTCTTCGAGCGGAAGGTCGTCTCGGCCGCCGAGATGGAGGCCTACGCCCTGCGCCATGAGACCGCTCTGCGCGAATACGAAAGGGCCAGGGCGGCCTTCGACCTCTCCCGCGAAGGGTTCCGGAAGGAGTCGATCAAGGCGGCCGAGGCCCGGCTTTCCGAGGGCCGCGCAGCCCTGGAAGAGGCGCGGGGCAACCTGAAAAAGGTCGATGCCGCCCGCGCGGCGCTCGACGTCGCACAGGCCCGCGTCCAGGCGGCGGAGGCGGCGCTCCGCCTCGCCCGAACCGAAAGCGGCTACACCGTCCTCGAGGCCCCCTTCGACGCCATCCTCACCAGCCGCAACGTCGAACCGGGCGAGGTGATCACACCGACCCGGGAGGTCCTGTCGATCGCCGACCTCCATCTGGTCAGGCTCAAGATCTTCGTCGGCGAGACGGAGATCGGCCGCGTCAAACCCGGACAGAACGCCATCGTCAAAACGGACACCTTCCCGGAAAAGGAGTATCGAGGGACGGTGAGCTACATCTCGCCCGAGGCGGAGTTCACCCCCAAGATCATTCAGACCCACAAGGAACGGGTCAAACTCGTCTACCTCGTCAAGATCTCCCTCCCGAACCCGGACCTCGAACTGAAACCAGGGATGCCGGCCGATGCCTGGCTCGAGTGA